From Camelina sativa cultivar DH55 chromosome 20, Cs, whole genome shotgun sequence, the proteins below share one genomic window:
- the LOC104769384 gene encoding protein EMBRYONIC FLOWER 1-like isoform X1 — translation MGSSIKINSISIDLAGAANEIDKVKCDHFSIRAFVAETRERDHRKCWPFSEESISLVDQQNYALPSLSVPKFRWWHCMSCIKDIDADGTKVTGPNDCGLHSNSRAIGNSSVVSSKNKLNPLTIIDQEKERKTDIAGNAGEENLDVNCERTQKDDQTAATTFLKKGRGRPTDASTVRSKSRKLASPEQVGNKKSKEKANKQVVDQAVTTFGSSEIAGVVEDTPPKATKNNKGIRGGLLECDNGSSESINLAMSGLQRRKSRKVRLLSELLGNTKTSGGGGSSNVRKEESAFKKESVRGRKRKLVPENNYVSRILSTNGATSENASKSCDSDQGKSESTDSGFERTPIKGKQRNRRFQVVDEFVPPVPCESAQEGVKEHDADPSKRSTPVHSLFTGKDSVPCPPGTQRTEKKLAKKKTKKPVTDNGKSTLISFNTGIDGNQTGPPINTVSHTRDLLNEKSLFDNRLASEGYFRKYIPQPNDKPVTSLHLQDNDHVRLRDAEPNCLRDFSSSSKSSTGEWLRTGADVVDFRSNNSNTNRSSFSNFKLRYAPSSAEVADVSRVLQKDASGADRKGKTVMVQEHQGAARSQSHDRKETTTEEQNDDIPMEIVELMAKNQYERCLPDKEEDVSNKQPSQETAHKSKNALLIDLNETYDNGISLEDNNNTSRPPKPCGSSARREEHFPMGKQQQNSHDFFPISQPYVPSPFGIFPPTQENRASSIRFSGHNCQWLGNSPTVATQNPSPSSFRVLRACDTCQSVPNSHPIWPSSMIPPQSHHKPVSFNMDQSAKPGMLSQAANNENTWNLNFVAANGKQKCGTNSELSFGCKHAAGVSSSSSRPIDNFTSESSIPALHLLSLMDPRLRSTTPADQHGNTKFTKRHFPPVNNQSKEFIELQTGDSSKTAYSTKQLPFDFYNKRFAQDSSSRKSFPIIPPLGTSSFSFQNAQPSWSPHHQEKKAKRKDTFAAPGVYNNTNEKAAFASSNDQAKFQLLGASNSMMLPLKYHMTDKEKKQKRKAESLNNASAWPVKNSGTIVCSVNRNPADFTIPEPGNVYMLTAQNLKVRKRTTFKKKPSFLEETKLM, via the exons ATGGGATCCTCCATTAAGATCAATTCAATATCCATAGATCTTGCAGGTGCTGCCAACGAGATTGATAAGGTGAAATGTGATCATTTCTCAATACG TGCATTCGTAGCTGAAACCCGTGAGAGAGACCATAGAAAATGTTGGCCGTTTTCAGAAGAGAGCATTAGTTTGGTGGACCAACAAAACTATGCTCTTCCTTCTTTATCTGTGCCAAAGTTTAGATGGTGGCATTGTATGAGCTGTATCAAAGATATAGATGCTGATGGAACAAAAGTAACTGGACCTAATG ATTGTGGACTGCATTCAAACTCAAGAGCTATTGGAAACTCTTCGGTTGTTTCAAGTAAAAACAAGTTGAATCCGTTAACTATCATTGAtcaagagaaagaaaggaagACTGATATTGCAG GTAATGCTGGTGAGGAGAATTTGGATGTAAACTGTGAAAGAACTCAGAAGGATGATCAGACAG CAGCTACTACGTTTCTCAAGAAAGGTCGTGGTCGACCAACGGATGCTTCTACTGTTAGGAGCAAGAGTAGAAAGCTCGCGAGTCCAGAGCAGGTAGGCAACAAGAAGTCTAAAGAAAAGGCTAACAAACAAGTTGTGGATCAGGCTGTGACAACTTTCGGATCATCTGAAATTGCTGGTGTGGTTGAAGATACACCTCCCAAGGCAACCAAGAATAATAAAGGTATCCGTGGTGGTCTGTTGGAATGCGATAACGGGTCATCAGAGAGTATAAATCTTGCTATGAGTGGGCTGCAGCGTAGGAAATCACGCAAGGTTCGTCTACTCAGTGAGTTGCTTGGTAATACCAAAaccagtggtggtggtggtagtagTAATGTCAGAAAAGAAGAGTCTGCTTTCAAAAAGGAATCGGTTAGAGGTAGAAAAAGAAAGCTGGTACCTGAAAACAATTACGTCAGCCGGATATTAAGTACAAACGGTGCCACCTCTGAGAATGCCTCTAAAAGTTGTGACTCTGATCAAGGTAAAAGTGAATCAACTGATAGTGGGTTTGAGAGAACTCCAATTAAGGGTAAGCAGAGAAACAGAAGATTTCAGGTTGTTGACGAGTTTGTTCCGCCAGTTCCTTGTGAATCTGCACAAGAGGGTGTTAAGGAGCATGATGCAGATCCCAGTAAGAGATCAACTCCTGTGCACTCTTTATTCACTGGAAAAGATTCGGTTCCTTGTCCTCCAGGTACTCAGAGAACAGAGAAGAAGCTCgccaagaagaagacaaagaagccCGTAACTGATAATGGGAAGAGCACCCTCATCAGTTTTAATACCGGCATTGATGGAAACCAAACTGGTCCTCCAATAAACACAGTTTCCCACACTCGAGATTTATTGAATGAGAAGAGTTTATTTGACAACCGTTTGGCATCAGAAGGGTATTTCAGAAAATATATCCCTCAGCCTAATGATAAGCCGGTCACTTCTTTGCATTTGCAAGATAATGATCATGTCAGGTTAAGAGATGCGGAACCAAACTGTCTTCGAGACTTTAGTTCCTCTTCTAAATCCAGCACAGGTGAATGGTTGAGAACTGGAGCAGATGTTGTTGACTTCAGAAGCAACAATAGCAATACAAATAGATCGTCTTTCTCGAACTTTAAGCTAAGATACGCCCCTTCGTCTGCTGAAGTTGCGGATGTTTCCCGTGTGTTGCAAAAG GATGCTTCTGGTGCAGACAGAAAGGGGAAGACTGTTATGGTCCAAGAACATCAGGGAGCAGCCAGAAGCCAGAGCCACGATAGAAAGGAGACTACGACTGAAGAGCAAAACGATGATATTCCAATGGAGATAGTGGAGCTCATGGCCAAAAACCAGTACGAGAGGTGTCTTCCCGATAAAGAAGAAGACGTTAGCAACAAACAGCCATCTCAAGAAACGGCACACAAATCCAAGAATGCTCTGCTGATTGATCTCAATGAAACCTATGATAACGGGATCTCACTCgaggacaacaacaacacatcaaGACCACCAAAACCGTGTGGTAGCAGTGCAAGGAGGGAAGAACATTTTCCTATGGGAAAACAACAGCAAAACTCTCATGACTTTTTCCCAATAAGTCAGCCTTATGTGCCTTCTCCGTTTGGGATCTTTCCTCCCACACAAGAAAACCGAGCCAGCTCCATCCGGTTCTCTGGTCACAACTGTCAGTGGCTTGGGAATTCACCAACTGTGGCTACTCAGAACCCTTCTCCATCCTCATTTCGGGTATTACGTGCTTGTGATACGTGCCAGAGTGTTCCTAATTCTCATCCAATATGGCCATCTTCCATGATACCACCACAGAGTCATCATAAGCCAGTTTCTTTCAATATGGATCAGTCAGCAAAGCCTGGTATGCTTTCACAAGCAGCCAACAATGAAAATACATGGAACCTCAACTTTGTTGCTGCCAATGGGAAGCAAAAATGTGGGACTAATTCAGAACTCTCATTTGGCTGTAAACATGCTGCTGGggttagtagtagtagtagtaggcCAATAGATAACTTTACTAGTGAAAGCTCTATACCGGCATTGCATCTACTCAGCCTTATGGATCCTCGTCTGAGGTCAACCACTCCCGCTGACCAACACGGAAACACTAAATTTACTAAAAGACATTTTCCGCCAGTCAACAACCAGTCAAAGGAGTTTATAGAGCTTCAAACAGGGGACTCCAGTAAGACAGCCTACTCAACTAAGCAGTTACCTTTTGATTTTTACAACAAGAGATTCGCACAAGACTCCTCTTCCAGAAAGAGTTTCCCCATCATACCACCTCTTGGTAcgtcttcattttcttttcaaaatgcTCAGCCTTCATGGAGTCCTCAtcatcaagagaagaaagccaAGAGAAAAGACACGTTTGCTGCTCCGGGGGTCTACAATAATACTAATGAAAAGGCGGCGTTTGCGAGCAGCAACGACCAAGCGAAGTTCCAGCTTCTAGGGGCATCGAACTCAATGATGCTTCCTTTGAAATATCACATGACggataaagaaaagaaacaaaagagaaaagcagAGAGCTTGAATAATGCCTCTGCGTGGCCGGTCAAGAATTCTGGAACCATTGTGTGCAGCGTCAATAGAAACCCTGCTGATTTCACCATTCCTGAACCTGGTAATGTTTACATGTTAACGGCTCAGAATCTTAAGGTCCGAAAACGCACAACCTTCAAGAAGAAACCAAGCTTTCTAGAAGAAACCAAGCTTATGTAA
- the LOC104769384 gene encoding protein EMBRYONIC FLOWER 1-like isoform X2 translates to MGSSIKINSISIDLAGAANEIDKVKCDHFSIRAFVAETRERDHRKCWPFSEESISLVDQQNYALPSLSVPKFRWWHCMSCIKDIDADGTKVTGPNDCGLHSNSRAIGNSSVVSSKNKLNPLTIIDQEKERKTDIAGNAGEENLDVNCERTQKDDQTATTFLKKGRGRPTDASTVRSKSRKLASPEQVGNKKSKEKANKQVVDQAVTTFGSSEIAGVVEDTPPKATKNNKGIRGGLLECDNGSSESINLAMSGLQRRKSRKVRLLSELLGNTKTSGGGGSSNVRKEESAFKKESVRGRKRKLVPENNYVSRILSTNGATSENASKSCDSDQGKSESTDSGFERTPIKGKQRNRRFQVVDEFVPPVPCESAQEGVKEHDADPSKRSTPVHSLFTGKDSVPCPPGTQRTEKKLAKKKTKKPVTDNGKSTLISFNTGIDGNQTGPPINTVSHTRDLLNEKSLFDNRLASEGYFRKYIPQPNDKPVTSLHLQDNDHVRLRDAEPNCLRDFSSSSKSSTGEWLRTGADVVDFRSNNSNTNRSSFSNFKLRYAPSSAEVADVSRVLQKDASGADRKGKTVMVQEHQGAARSQSHDRKETTTEEQNDDIPMEIVELMAKNQYERCLPDKEEDVSNKQPSQETAHKSKNALLIDLNETYDNGISLEDNNNTSRPPKPCGSSARREEHFPMGKQQQNSHDFFPISQPYVPSPFGIFPPTQENRASSIRFSGHNCQWLGNSPTVATQNPSPSSFRVLRACDTCQSVPNSHPIWPSSMIPPQSHHKPVSFNMDQSAKPGMLSQAANNENTWNLNFVAANGKQKCGTNSELSFGCKHAAGVSSSSSRPIDNFTSESSIPALHLLSLMDPRLRSTTPADQHGNTKFTKRHFPPVNNQSKEFIELQTGDSSKTAYSTKQLPFDFYNKRFAQDSSSRKSFPIIPPLGTSSFSFQNAQPSWSPHHQEKKAKRKDTFAAPGVYNNTNEKAAFASSNDQAKFQLLGASNSMMLPLKYHMTDKEKKQKRKAESLNNASAWPVKNSGTIVCSVNRNPADFTIPEPGNVYMLTAQNLKVRKRTTFKKKPSFLEETKLM, encoded by the exons ATGGGATCCTCCATTAAGATCAATTCAATATCCATAGATCTTGCAGGTGCTGCCAACGAGATTGATAAGGTGAAATGTGATCATTTCTCAATACG TGCATTCGTAGCTGAAACCCGTGAGAGAGACCATAGAAAATGTTGGCCGTTTTCAGAAGAGAGCATTAGTTTGGTGGACCAACAAAACTATGCTCTTCCTTCTTTATCTGTGCCAAAGTTTAGATGGTGGCATTGTATGAGCTGTATCAAAGATATAGATGCTGATGGAACAAAAGTAACTGGACCTAATG ATTGTGGACTGCATTCAAACTCAAGAGCTATTGGAAACTCTTCGGTTGTTTCAAGTAAAAACAAGTTGAATCCGTTAACTATCATTGAtcaagagaaagaaaggaagACTGATATTGCAG GTAATGCTGGTGAGGAGAATTTGGATGTAAACTGTGAAAGAACTCAGAAGGATGATCAGACAG CTACTACGTTTCTCAAGAAAGGTCGTGGTCGACCAACGGATGCTTCTACTGTTAGGAGCAAGAGTAGAAAGCTCGCGAGTCCAGAGCAGGTAGGCAACAAGAAGTCTAAAGAAAAGGCTAACAAACAAGTTGTGGATCAGGCTGTGACAACTTTCGGATCATCTGAAATTGCTGGTGTGGTTGAAGATACACCTCCCAAGGCAACCAAGAATAATAAAGGTATCCGTGGTGGTCTGTTGGAATGCGATAACGGGTCATCAGAGAGTATAAATCTTGCTATGAGTGGGCTGCAGCGTAGGAAATCACGCAAGGTTCGTCTACTCAGTGAGTTGCTTGGTAATACCAAAaccagtggtggtggtggtagtagTAATGTCAGAAAAGAAGAGTCTGCTTTCAAAAAGGAATCGGTTAGAGGTAGAAAAAGAAAGCTGGTACCTGAAAACAATTACGTCAGCCGGATATTAAGTACAAACGGTGCCACCTCTGAGAATGCCTCTAAAAGTTGTGACTCTGATCAAGGTAAAAGTGAATCAACTGATAGTGGGTTTGAGAGAACTCCAATTAAGGGTAAGCAGAGAAACAGAAGATTTCAGGTTGTTGACGAGTTTGTTCCGCCAGTTCCTTGTGAATCTGCACAAGAGGGTGTTAAGGAGCATGATGCAGATCCCAGTAAGAGATCAACTCCTGTGCACTCTTTATTCACTGGAAAAGATTCGGTTCCTTGTCCTCCAGGTACTCAGAGAACAGAGAAGAAGCTCgccaagaagaagacaaagaagccCGTAACTGATAATGGGAAGAGCACCCTCATCAGTTTTAATACCGGCATTGATGGAAACCAAACTGGTCCTCCAATAAACACAGTTTCCCACACTCGAGATTTATTGAATGAGAAGAGTTTATTTGACAACCGTTTGGCATCAGAAGGGTATTTCAGAAAATATATCCCTCAGCCTAATGATAAGCCGGTCACTTCTTTGCATTTGCAAGATAATGATCATGTCAGGTTAAGAGATGCGGAACCAAACTGTCTTCGAGACTTTAGTTCCTCTTCTAAATCCAGCACAGGTGAATGGTTGAGAACTGGAGCAGATGTTGTTGACTTCAGAAGCAACAATAGCAATACAAATAGATCGTCTTTCTCGAACTTTAAGCTAAGATACGCCCCTTCGTCTGCTGAAGTTGCGGATGTTTCCCGTGTGTTGCAAAAG GATGCTTCTGGTGCAGACAGAAAGGGGAAGACTGTTATGGTCCAAGAACATCAGGGAGCAGCCAGAAGCCAGAGCCACGATAGAAAGGAGACTACGACTGAAGAGCAAAACGATGATATTCCAATGGAGATAGTGGAGCTCATGGCCAAAAACCAGTACGAGAGGTGTCTTCCCGATAAAGAAGAAGACGTTAGCAACAAACAGCCATCTCAAGAAACGGCACACAAATCCAAGAATGCTCTGCTGATTGATCTCAATGAAACCTATGATAACGGGATCTCACTCgaggacaacaacaacacatcaaGACCACCAAAACCGTGTGGTAGCAGTGCAAGGAGGGAAGAACATTTTCCTATGGGAAAACAACAGCAAAACTCTCATGACTTTTTCCCAATAAGTCAGCCTTATGTGCCTTCTCCGTTTGGGATCTTTCCTCCCACACAAGAAAACCGAGCCAGCTCCATCCGGTTCTCTGGTCACAACTGTCAGTGGCTTGGGAATTCACCAACTGTGGCTACTCAGAACCCTTCTCCATCCTCATTTCGGGTATTACGTGCTTGTGATACGTGCCAGAGTGTTCCTAATTCTCATCCAATATGGCCATCTTCCATGATACCACCACAGAGTCATCATAAGCCAGTTTCTTTCAATATGGATCAGTCAGCAAAGCCTGGTATGCTTTCACAAGCAGCCAACAATGAAAATACATGGAACCTCAACTTTGTTGCTGCCAATGGGAAGCAAAAATGTGGGACTAATTCAGAACTCTCATTTGGCTGTAAACATGCTGCTGGggttagtagtagtagtagtaggcCAATAGATAACTTTACTAGTGAAAGCTCTATACCGGCATTGCATCTACTCAGCCTTATGGATCCTCGTCTGAGGTCAACCACTCCCGCTGACCAACACGGAAACACTAAATTTACTAAAAGACATTTTCCGCCAGTCAACAACCAGTCAAAGGAGTTTATAGAGCTTCAAACAGGGGACTCCAGTAAGACAGCCTACTCAACTAAGCAGTTACCTTTTGATTTTTACAACAAGAGATTCGCACAAGACTCCTCTTCCAGAAAGAGTTTCCCCATCATACCACCTCTTGGTAcgtcttcattttcttttcaaaatgcTCAGCCTTCATGGAGTCCTCAtcatcaagagaagaaagccaAGAGAAAAGACACGTTTGCTGCTCCGGGGGTCTACAATAATACTAATGAAAAGGCGGCGTTTGCGAGCAGCAACGACCAAGCGAAGTTCCAGCTTCTAGGGGCATCGAACTCAATGATGCTTCCTTTGAAATATCACATGACggataaagaaaagaaacaaaagagaaaagcagAGAGCTTGAATAATGCCTCTGCGTGGCCGGTCAAGAATTCTGGAACCATTGTGTGCAGCGTCAATAGAAACCCTGCTGATTTCACCATTCCTGAACCTGGTAATGTTTACATGTTAACGGCTCAGAATCTTAAGGTCCGAAAACGCACAACCTTCAAGAAGAAACCAAGCTTTCTAGAAGAAACCAAGCTTATGTAA
- the LOC104769386 gene encoding L-gulonolactone oxidase 3, producing the protein MMRYCSHTLLYFSFLLSFFFFTIWTVQSVPPQPPVRCDQTGCTVFNAYGTWPDRKTCHAANVTYPTTEDELRKAVAYAAEHHLKVKTVTRFSHTIPKLACPSGSDAMLISTSKYNSVIEIEPDRLTVTADSGVSLRELIDKVEGAGFSIGTSPYWEGVSIGGLISTGSHGSSWSGRGGSVHDHVVGISLVVPANSSEGFAKVVKLEEGRDDKLLDAVKVSLGVLGVISKVKLSIEKAFKRSMTYNFTSDVALEDIFMEHGKQFEFGDITWYPSRKTAVYRYDIRSPVNVSGNGVNDFTGFQSNPILISKGVRALEKALESSKNEKGKCTTADTTLAYKKLTGNGLKNNGLLFTGYPVIGRQGKIQCSGSCLYSSSIRIDVACAWDPRYNGLSFYETTAIFTVARFRDFLLDVKKLRDLEPERLCGIDIYNGILIRFIKGSSAYLGQTEDSVVVDFNYYRADDELTPRLNEDVMEEMEQMAFVKHGAKPHWGKNRKVGFFGVKQKCGPNFDKFLEVKNKLDPTKMFSSEWSDEILFGIEGPKYDGCALEGNCVCSEDRHCSPSKGYFCRQGLVYTQARVCRYSPAQVQVT; encoded by the exons atGATGCGTTACTGTTCACATACccttctttatttttcatttcttctatctttcttcttcttcactataTGGACCGTTCAATCCGTACCACCACAACCACCGGTTCGATGCGACCAAACCGGTTGCACCGTCTTCAACGCGTACGGCACATGGCCCGACCGCAAAACATGCCACGCGGCTAACGTCACGTATCCAACAACGGAGGATGAGCTTCGTAAAGCCGTGGCTTACGCGGCTGAGCACCATCTCAAAGTCAAAACCGTCACCAGATTCTCTCACACCATACCAAAACTCGCTTGTCCTTCCGGTTCAGACGCAATGCTAATCAGTACGTCGAAGTATAATTCGGTTATCGAGATTGAACCGGACCGGTTAACGGTTACGGCTGATTCTGGAGTCTCGTTGAGAGAGCTGATCGATAAAGTTGAAGGAGCCGGGTTTAGCATCGGTACGTCGCCGTATTGGGAAGGAGTTAGTATCGGTGGGCTCATTAGTACTGGATCTCACGGAAGCTCGTGGTCGGGACGAGGTGGTTCGGTTCATGACCATGTTGTCGGAATCAGCCTTGTGGTTCCGGCGAATTCATCTGAAGGTTTCGCCAAGGTTGTTAAACTCGAGGAAGGGAGAGATGATAAGCTTCTTGACGCCGTTAAAGTATCGTTGGGTGTTTTAGGAGTTATCTCTAAG GTTAAGCTTTCAATAGAGAAAGCATTCAAGAGAAGTATGACGTATAATTTCACATCTGACGTAGCACTCGAAGACATTTTTATGGAGCATGGCAAACAATTCGAATTCGGAGACATAACTTGGTATCCTTCTAGGAAAACTGCGGTTTACCGTTACGATATCCGATCACCGGTCAATGTCTCCGGCAACGGAGTCAACGATTTCACTGGATTTCAGTCTAATCCTATCTTGATCTCTAAAGGGGTTCGAGCATTAG AGAAGGCGCTTGAATCTAGCAAGAACGAGAAAGGAAAATGCACCACGGCGGATACGACTTTGGCCTACAAGAAACTAACTGGGAATGGTCTTAAGAACAATGGTTTACTCTTTACCGGGTATCCGGTTATTGGGAGGCAAGGCAAGATTCAGTGTTCCGGGTCTTGCCTTTACTCGTCTTCGATTAGAATTGACGTCGCTTGTGCATGGGACCCGAGGTATAACGGTCTTTCCTTCTATGAAACGACGGCTATATTTACGGTTGCCAGGTTTAGAGACTTCCTCCTTGATGTGAAGAAGCTACGAGACTTGGAACCAGAAAGACTATGCGGGATTGATATCTATAACGGTATCCTCATACGTTTCATCAAGGGCTCTAGTGCTTATCTTGGCCAGACAGAGGATTCTGTGGTTGTTGACTTTAACTATTACCGAGCGGATGATGAGTTGACCCCAAGGTTGAACGAAGATGTGATGGAGGAGATGGAGCAGATGGCGTTTGTCAAACACGGGGCGAAGCCGCATTGGGGAAAGAATAGGAAAGTGGGTTTCTTTGGGGTGAAGCAAAAGTGTGGACCTAACTTTGACAAATTCTTGGAAGTGAAGAACAAGTTAGATCCTACGAAGATGTTTTCAAGTGAATGGTCTGATGAGATTCTGTTTGGAATAGAAGGTCCCAAGTACGACGgatgtgcccttgaagggaaTTGTGTGTGTTCAGAAGACAGACATTGTAGCCCTTCCAAAGGTTACTTTTGTAGACAAGGTCTTGTTTATACACAAGCTAGGGTTTGCAGATACTCTCCAGCGCAAGTTCAAGTGACGTAG